In one window of Gymnogyps californianus isolate 813 chromosome 9, ASM1813914v2, whole genome shotgun sequence DNA:
- the LOC127019657 gene encoding DNA-directed RNA polymerases I and III subunit RPAC2-like — MAEEGERKAALETVQADGTDGNCVTFVLHDEDHTLGNSLRYMVMKNPDVEFCGYCITHPSESKINFRIQTRGALPAVEPFRKGLNDLMGVCQHVLNTFERSLKEYRAQREEEMQ, encoded by the exons ATGGCGGAGGAAGGCGAGAGGAAGGCCGCGCTGGAGACG GTCCAGGCGGATGGGACAGATGGAAACTGCGTCACGTTTGTGTTGCATGATGAGGACCACACACTCGGCAACTCCCTCCGATATATGGTCATGAAGAA ccctgatGTGGAGTTCTGCGGCTACTGCATCACGCACCCCTCTGAAAGCAAGATCAACTTCCGGATCCAGACCAGAG GGGCCCTTCCTGCTGTGGAGCCGTTCCGGAAAGGACTGAATGACCTGATGGGTGTTTGCCAACACGTGCTCAACACCTTCGAG AGGAGCTTGAAGGAATACAGGGcccagagggaggaagagatgcAGTAG